Proteins encoded in a region of the Streptomyces violaceoruber genome:
- a CDS encoding aspartate aminotransferase family protein → MTALSPHLRQATPVVAVRGEGVHIEGEDGRRYLDFTAGIGVTSTGHCHPRVVAAAQEQVATLVHGQYTTVMHPPLRRLVDKLGEVLPQSLDSLFFTNSGSEAVEAALRLARQATGRPNVLVCHGGFHGRTVAAASMTTSGTRFRSGFSPLMSGVVVTPFPTAFRYGWDEETATRFALQELDYTLQTISSPADTAAVIVEPVLGEGGYVPANRAFVEGLRERADRHGFLLILDEVQTGVGRTGRFWGHEHFGVAPDILVTAKGLASGFPLSAIAAPEELMRKAWAGSQGGTYGANAVACAAACATLDVVRDEKLVENAEAMGARLRHGLEAVASRNPAVGDVRGMGLMLASEFVTADGEPDPETAARVQRAAVDEGLLLLLCGAWNQVVRMIPALVIDETAVDEGLRAWAAAVEAGTSGAAGR, encoded by the coding sequence ATGACCGCACTGTCGCCGCACCTTCGCCAGGCCACCCCCGTGGTGGCGGTCCGGGGCGAGGGGGTCCACATCGAGGGCGAGGACGGCCGCCGCTATCTGGACTTCACCGCCGGTATCGGCGTCACCAGCACCGGCCACTGCCACCCCCGGGTCGTGGCCGCCGCCCAGGAGCAGGTCGCCACCCTGGTCCACGGGCAGTACACCACCGTCATGCACCCGCCGCTGCGGCGCCTGGTCGACAAGCTCGGCGAGGTGCTGCCGCAGAGCCTGGACAGCCTCTTCTTCACCAACTCCGGCAGCGAGGCGGTCGAGGCCGCGCTGCGCCTGGCCCGCCAGGCCACCGGACGGCCCAACGTGCTGGTCTGCCACGGCGGCTTCCACGGCCGTACGGTGGCCGCCGCCTCCATGACCACCTCCGGCACCCGCTTCCGGTCCGGGTTCTCACCGCTGATGAGCGGCGTGGTCGTCACCCCCTTCCCGACGGCCTTCCGCTACGGCTGGGACGAGGAGACCGCCACCCGCTTCGCGCTCCAGGAGCTGGACTACACCCTCCAGACGATCTCCTCGCCCGCCGACACCGCCGCCGTCATCGTGGAACCGGTCCTGGGCGAGGGCGGGTACGTGCCCGCGAACCGCGCCTTCGTCGAGGGCCTGCGCGAGCGCGCCGACCGGCACGGCTTCCTGCTCATCCTGGACGAGGTGCAGACCGGCGTGGGCCGCACCGGCCGGTTCTGGGGCCACGAGCACTTCGGTGTCGCCCCCGACATCCTGGTCACCGCCAAGGGCCTCGCCAGCGGCTTCCCGCTCTCCGCCATCGCCGCCCCCGAGGAGCTGATGCGCAAGGCCTGGGCGGGCTCGCAGGGCGGGACGTACGGCGCCAACGCGGTCGCGTGCGCGGCGGCCTGCGCCACGCTGGACGTCGTGCGCGACGAGAAGCTCGTCGAGAACGCCGAGGCGATGGGCGCCCGGCTGCGCCACGGCCTGGAGGCGGTGGCGTCCCGGAACCCGGCCGTCGGCGACGTACGCGGCATGGGACTGATGCTGGCCAGCGAGTTCGTCACCGCCGACGGCGAGCCGGACCCGGAGACCGCCGCCCGGGTGCAGCGGGCCGCCGTCGACGAGGGACTGCTCCTGCTGCTGTGCGGGGCGTGGAACCAGGTGGTGCGCATGATCCCGGCCCTGGTGATCGACGAGACGGCCGTCGACGAGGGCCTGAGGGCGTGGGCCGCCGCCGTCGAGGCCGGTACGTCGGGAGCGGCGGGACGATGA
- a CDS encoding dihydrofolate reductase family protein: MRTLISTAFVSLDGVVEAPGGEPGYRNTGWTVKLVDFLPEAYEIKGREQEEASALLLGRVSYEAFSPVWPDMAEFPGYRAMPKYVVSTTLAEDDLVTNWGETTILRSLDEVAALKEGEGGPIIVHGSAALNRSLSDAGLIDRYHLLVFPLLLGAGKRLFSDSDKDARKLRLVEHEVYANGIQKNVFDVVR, from the coding sequence ATGCGTACTCTGATCAGCACCGCCTTCGTCTCGCTCGACGGTGTCGTGGAGGCCCCGGGCGGCGAGCCCGGCTACCGGAACACCGGCTGGACCGTCAAGCTGGTGGACTTCCTCCCCGAGGCGTACGAGATCAAGGGCCGGGAGCAGGAAGAGGCCTCGGCGCTGCTCCTCGGCCGGGTCAGCTACGAGGCCTTCAGCCCGGTGTGGCCGGACATGGCGGAGTTCCCCGGGTACCGGGCGATGCCGAAGTACGTCGTCTCCACCACCCTCGCCGAGGACGACCTGGTCACGAACTGGGGCGAGACGACGATCCTGCGCTCGCTCGACGAGGTCGCCGCGCTGAAGGAGGGCGAGGGCGGTCCGATCATCGTCCACGGCAGCGCCGCCCTGAACCGGAGCCTGTCGGACGCCGGTCTGATCGACCGCTACCACCTGCTGGTCTTCCCGCTGCTGCTCGGCGCGGGCAAGCGGCTGTTCAGCGACTCGGACAAGGACGCCCGGAAGCTGAGGCTCGTCGAGCACGAGGTGTACGCCAACGGCATCCAGAAGAACGTCTTCGACGTCGTCCGCTGA
- a CDS encoding PucR family transcriptional regulator, which yields MSENREPGPAGRSPTVADVLALPVLAGGEPRVVAGEEHVDRPVRWVHITELTDPASFLKGGELVLTTGMPLPDDPAGVRRYVDELAAVGAAALVIELVRRYHRPPDALVGACRARGLPLVTLARDVNFLEVTQVVHTLILGHQAEAMRRTQGVHEAFTALTLRGAGPEEVLRAAAGMSGRTVVLEDLVHRALVCEAPGSTAGAALTDWERRSRTTPVTDRAGVSGPEEWLTAPVEYQGERWGRVVMLPAVPSGRAFGPEDVTVLERTAMALTIARLTRPTPWERTAHRNVLRDLVEQRHRAPGDARARVAALGLPAEHARFVAVLADLPAQEDTGAAETRLCGELTATGAQVLVGLLSPTRLGVLLALRPSRPWREAVEQVSRTALDAAPGATVCAGSPAGDLADVARSFREAARVAEATAPGLPLPSGRSFHERSDIGLRGLLFALRDDLRVQDYAERQLGPLLDHDARHGTDLVATLRGYLDAAGNKTVAARSAGLSRETVYQRLRTIERLLGRDLESGEQRTELHAALHAVDALRARPHPGDRDR from the coding sequence GTGAGCGAGAACCGGGAGCCGGGCCCGGCGGGCCGGTCGCCCACCGTGGCCGACGTGCTGGCGCTGCCGGTGCTGGCGGGGGGCGAGCCGCGGGTGGTCGCCGGCGAGGAGCACGTGGACCGTCCGGTCCGCTGGGTCCACATCACCGAACTGACGGACCCCGCCTCCTTCCTCAAGGGCGGCGAACTCGTCCTCACCACCGGCATGCCCCTGCCCGACGACCCCGCCGGGGTGCGCCGCTACGTCGACGAACTCGCCGCCGTCGGTGCCGCCGCCCTGGTCATCGAGCTGGTCCGCCGCTATCACCGGCCGCCCGACGCCCTGGTGGGGGCCTGCCGTGCGCGCGGTCTGCCGCTCGTCACGCTGGCCAGGGACGTCAACTTCCTGGAGGTCACCCAGGTGGTCCACACCCTGATCCTCGGCCACCAGGCGGAGGCGATGCGCAGGACGCAGGGCGTCCACGAGGCGTTCACCGCCCTCACCCTGCGCGGCGCGGGCCCGGAGGAGGTGCTGCGCGCCGCGGCCGGGATGAGCGGCCGCACGGTCGTGCTGGAGGACCTGGTGCACCGGGCGCTGGTCTGCGAGGCCCCGGGGTCCACGGCCGGGGCCGCGCTCACGGACTGGGAACGGCGCTCACGCACCACGCCGGTCACCGACCGCGCGGGAGTCTCGGGCCCCGAGGAGTGGCTCACGGCCCCCGTGGAGTACCAGGGCGAGCGGTGGGGCCGGGTGGTCATGCTGCCCGCCGTGCCGTCCGGCCGCGCCTTCGGCCCCGAGGACGTCACGGTGCTGGAGCGGACCGCGATGGCGCTCACCATCGCCCGTCTCACCCGCCCCACGCCCTGGGAACGCACCGCCCACCGCAACGTCCTGCGCGACCTGGTGGAGCAGCGTCACCGCGCTCCCGGGGACGCGCGGGCCCGGGTCGCGGCCCTCGGGCTGCCCGCGGAACACGCCCGCTTCGTCGCCGTCCTGGCGGACCTGCCCGCCCAGGAGGACACCGGGGCGGCCGAGACACGGCTCTGCGGGGAACTGACCGCCACGGGGGCGCAGGTCCTGGTCGGTCTGCTCTCCCCCACCCGGCTCGGAGTGCTGCTGGCGCTGCGCCCGTCCCGGCCGTGGCGCGAGGCCGTGGAGCAGGTGAGCCGCACCGCCCTGGACGCGGCCCCGGGTGCGACGGTGTGCGCCGGCTCACCGGCCGGCGACCTCGCCGACGTGGCCCGGTCGTTCCGCGAGGCGGCCCGGGTGGCCGAGGCCACCGCACCCGGCCTGCCGCTCCCTTCCGGCCGCTCCTTCCACGAGCGGTCCGACATCGGCCTGCGCGGCCTGCTGTTCGCGCTGCGCGACGACCTCCGCGTCCAGGACTACGCGGAGCGGCAGCTGGGCCCGCTCCTCGACCACGACGCCCGGCACGGCACCGATCTCGTGGCGACCTTGCGGGGCTATCTGGACGCGGCGGGCAACAAGACGGTCGCCGCCCGCTCGGCGGGTCTGTCCCGGGAGACCGTCTACCAGCGGCTGCGCACCATCGAGCGGCTGCTCGGCCGCGACCTGGAGTCCGGCGAGCAGCGCACCGAACTCCACGCGGCCCTGCACGCCGTCGACGCGCTGCGGGCCCGCCCGCACCCCGGCGACCGCGACCGATGA
- a CDS encoding NAD-dependent succinate-semialdehyde dehydrogenase: protein MTDTPTQLFLGGAWADAADGAVMPVDDPATGEILAHVADAGPKDARLAEEAAVQAQEEWARAAPRARSEILRRAYEIVLERTDALARLMTSEMGKPLAEARGEVAYAAEFFRWFSEEAVRIDGGHGVLPDGRNRMLLSRRPVGPCLLITPWNFPLAMGTRKIGPAVAAGCTMVLKPAPQTPLSSLALAAILKEAGLPDGVLNVVTTSRAGEVCEPLLRGGRIRKLSFTGSTAVGRLLLAQCADTVVRTSMELGGNAPFVVFDDADLDAAVDGAMVAKMRNMGEACTAANRFFVHRSVAGEFADRLARRMGALVVGPGTGDGVDVGPLIDAAGRAKVEELVADAVERGARVLVGGTTPEGPGCFYPPTVLTDVAPESRLMATEIFGPVAAILTFDDEDEVVRRANDTPWGLVGYVFTEGLDRALRVSERLDVGMVGLNTGLVSNPAAPFGGVKQSGLGREGGRVGIEEFLEYQYVALPTG from the coding sequence ATGACCGACACCCCCACGCAGCTCTTCCTCGGCGGTGCCTGGGCGGACGCCGCGGACGGCGCCGTCATGCCCGTGGACGACCCGGCGACCGGCGAGATCCTGGCCCACGTCGCCGACGCGGGACCCAAGGACGCCCGGCTCGCCGAGGAGGCGGCGGTCCAGGCGCAGGAGGAGTGGGCCCGGGCGGCGCCGAGGGCGCGCAGCGAGATCCTGCGCCGCGCCTACGAGATCGTCCTGGAGCGCACGGACGCGCTGGCCCGCCTGATGACCTCCGAGATGGGCAAGCCGCTGGCCGAGGCCCGGGGCGAGGTGGCCTACGCGGCGGAGTTCTTCCGCTGGTTCTCCGAGGAGGCCGTCCGGATCGACGGCGGCCACGGCGTCCTGCCCGACGGACGCAACCGCATGCTGCTGTCCCGGCGCCCGGTGGGCCCCTGTCTGCTGATCACCCCGTGGAACTTCCCGCTCGCCATGGGCACCCGCAAGATCGGCCCCGCGGTCGCGGCCGGCTGCACGATGGTGCTCAAACCGGCCCCGCAGACCCCGCTCTCCAGCCTGGCCCTGGCCGCGATCCTCAAGGAGGCGGGTCTGCCCGACGGGGTGCTGAACGTCGTCACGACCTCGCGGGCGGGGGAGGTGTGCGAACCGCTGCTGCGCGGCGGGCGCATCCGCAAGCTGTCCTTCACCGGTTCGACGGCCGTGGGGCGGCTGCTCCTGGCACAGTGCGCGGACACCGTCGTGCGGACCTCGATGGAGCTGGGCGGCAACGCGCCGTTCGTGGTCTTCGACGACGCGGACCTCGACGCGGCCGTGGACGGCGCGATGGTCGCCAAGATGCGCAACATGGGCGAGGCGTGCACCGCCGCCAACCGCTTCTTCGTGCACCGCTCGGTGGCGGGGGAGTTCGCCGACCGGCTGGCCCGCCGGATGGGCGCGCTGGTGGTGGGCCCCGGCACCGGCGACGGCGTCGACGTGGGACCGCTCATCGACGCCGCCGGGCGGGCCAAGGTCGAGGAGCTGGTCGCCGACGCGGTGGAGCGCGGCGCGCGGGTACTCGTCGGCGGCACCACGCCCGAGGGCCCCGGCTGCTTCTACCCGCCCACGGTACTCACCGACGTCGCACCGGAGAGCCGCCTGATGGCGACGGAGATCTTCGGCCCGGTCGCCGCGATCCTCACCTTCGACGACGAGGACGAGGTGGTCCGCCGGGCCAACGACACCCCCTGGGGGCTCGTCGGCTACGTCTTCACCGAGGGCCTGGACCGCGCCCTGCGGGTCAGCGAGCGCCTGGACGTCGGCATGGTCGGACTCAACACCGGCCTGGTCTCCAATCCCGCCGCGCCCTTCGGAGGCGTCAAGCAGTCGGGGCTCGGCCGGGAGGGCGGCCGGGTCGGGATCGAGGAGTTCCTGGAGTACCAGTACGTGGCGCTGCCGACCGGGTGA
- the argG gene encoding argininosuccinate synthase: MSKVLTSLPTGERVGIAFSGGLDTSVAVAWMRDKGAVPCTYTADIGQYDEPDIASVPDRAKTYGAEVARLVDCRAALVEEGLAALTCGAFHIRSGGRAYFNTTPLGRAVTGTLLVRAMLEDDVQIWGDGSTFKGNDIERFYRYGLLANPQLRIYKPWLDADFVTELGGRKEMSEWLVAHDLPYRDSTEKAYSTDANIWGATHEAKTLEHLDTGVETVEPIMGVRFWDPSVEIAPEDVTIGFDQGRPVTINGKEFASAVDLVMEANAVGGRHGMGMSDQIENRIIEAKSRGIYEAPGMALLHAAYERLVNAIHNEDTLAQYHTEGRRLGRLMYEGRWLDPQSLMIRESLQRWVGSAVTGEVTLRLRRGEDYSILDTTGPAFSYHPDKLSMERTEDSAFGPVDRIGQLTMRNLDIADSRAKLEQYAGLGLIGTANPAIGAAQAAATGLIGAMPEGGAQAIASRGEVSADDELLDRAAMESGTD, from the coding sequence ATGTCCAAGGTCCTCACCTCCCTCCCCACCGGCGAGCGCGTCGGTATCGCCTTCTCGGGCGGCCTCGACACCTCGGTCGCGGTCGCGTGGATGCGTGACAAGGGCGCCGTCCCCTGCACGTACACCGCCGACATCGGCCAGTACGACGAGCCCGACATCGCCTCGGTGCCCGACCGTGCCAAGACGTACGGCGCCGAGGTCGCGCGCCTGGTCGACTGCCGCGCGGCGCTGGTCGAGGAGGGGCTGGCCGCGCTCACCTGCGGGGCGTTCCACATCCGCTCGGGCGGGCGGGCGTACTTCAACACCACGCCGCTGGGCCGCGCCGTCACGGGCACCCTCCTCGTCCGGGCCATGCTCGAGGACGACGTCCAGATCTGGGGCGACGGCTCCACGTTCAAGGGCAACGACATCGAGCGGTTCTACCGGTACGGCCTGCTCGCCAACCCGCAGCTGAGGATCTACAAGCCCTGGCTGGACGCGGACTTCGTGACGGAGCTCGGCGGGCGCAAGGAGATGTCGGAGTGGCTGGTCGCCCACGACCTTCCCTACCGGGACTCCACGGAGAAGGCGTACTCCACCGACGCCAACATCTGGGGCGCCACTCACGAGGCCAAGACGCTGGAGCACCTCGACACCGGCGTGGAGACCGTGGAGCCCATCATGGGCGTGCGGTTCTGGGACCCGTCGGTCGAGATCGCGCCCGAGGACGTGACCATCGGCTTCGACCAGGGCCGCCCGGTGACGATCAACGGCAAGGAGTTCGCCTCCGCGGTCGACCTGGTCATGGAGGCCAACGCCGTCGGCGGCCGGCACGGCATGGGCATGTCCGACCAGATCGAGAACCGGATCATCGAGGCCAAGAGCCGCGGCATCTACGAGGCGCCCGGCATGGCCCTGCTGCACGCCGCCTACGAGCGCCTGGTCAACGCCATCCACAACGAGGACACCCTCGCCCAGTACCACACCGAGGGGCGGCGCCTGGGCCGGCTGATGTACGAGGGCCGCTGGCTGGACCCGCAGTCCCTGATGATCCGCGAGTCGCTGCAGCGCTGGGTCGGCTCCGCGGTCACCGGCGAGGTCACCCTCCGGCTGCGGCGCGGCGAGGACTACTCGATCCTCGACACCACCGGCCCGGCCTTCAGCTACCACCCGGACAAGCTCTCCATGGAGCGCACCGAGGACTCCGCGTTCGGCCCGGTGGACCGGATCGGCCAGCTGACCATGCGCAACCTGGACATCGCCGACTCCCGCGCCAAGCTGGAGCAGTACGCCGGTCTCGGTCTCATCGGCACCGCCAACCCCGCCATCGGCGCCGCCCAGGCCGCCGCGACCGGGCTGATCGGCGCCATGCCGGAGGGTGGCGCGCAGGCCATCGCCTCCCGCGGCGAGGTCTCCGCCGACGACGAGCTGCTGGACCGCGCCGCGATGGAGTCCGGCACGGACTGA
- a CDS encoding carbohydrate ABC transporter permease has protein sequence MTTHLTSARPAAGSRKESRRRPPAPSTTTVGRPSFAWAVPAALFFALFAIVPLIMVAVLSFMSWDGISSPEFVGTDNWSRLADDPVMLKSIWLTLLLTVLGVVLQTPLSILLGVWAAGHQRNRAVLSVIYFIPLLLSATAVSVLWRALLDPNFGIPAEATWLFGDGNLFGEQTTAIGVLAFVSTWQFTPFHTLIYQGAARAVPQVLYQAAEIDGAGRYRQFFHITLPQLRTSMITSMILMIVGGLTTFETVLILTQGGPGTDTTISAYYMYDKAFKSFDYGIGSAIALALVVAATIISLIVVRVSGYDKMRSSMEGVS, from the coding sequence ATGACCACACACCTCACGAGCGCTCGGCCCGCCGCCGGATCCCGCAAGGAGTCCCGGCGGCGGCCGCCCGCCCCGTCCACGACGACGGTGGGCCGCCCCAGCTTTGCCTGGGCGGTGCCCGCCGCACTGTTCTTCGCCCTCTTCGCGATCGTCCCGCTGATCATGGTGGCGGTGCTGTCCTTCATGAGCTGGGACGGGATCAGCTCGCCCGAGTTCGTCGGCACGGACAACTGGTCGCGTCTCGCCGACGACCCGGTGATGCTCAAGAGCATCTGGCTGACCCTGCTGCTCACCGTGCTCGGCGTGGTCCTGCAGACCCCGCTGAGCATCCTGCTCGGCGTCTGGGCCGCCGGTCACCAGCGCAACCGGGCCGTCCTGTCGGTCATCTACTTCATCCCCCTGCTGCTGTCCGCGACGGCCGTGTCCGTGCTCTGGCGGGCACTGCTCGACCCGAACTTCGGCATCCCGGCGGAGGCGACCTGGCTCTTCGGTGACGGCAACCTGTTCGGTGAACAGACCACCGCCATCGGGGTGCTGGCGTTCGTCAGCACCTGGCAGTTCACGCCGTTCCACACGCTGATCTACCAGGGCGCCGCCCGCGCGGTCCCGCAGGTGCTGTACCAGGCCGCGGAGATCGACGGGGCGGGCCGCTACCGGCAGTTCTTCCACATCACCCTGCCGCAGCTGCGCACCTCCATGATCACCTCGATGATCCTGATGATCGTCGGCGGCCTGACCACGTTCGAGACCGTCCTCATCCTGACGCAGGGCGGTCCCGGCACCGACACCACCATCAGCGCCTACTACATGTACGACAAGGCCTTCAAGAGCTTCGACTACGGCATCGGCTCCGCGATCGCCCTGGCCCTGGTCGTCGCGGCCACGATCATCTCGCTGATCGTCGTCCGGGTCTCCGGCTACGACAAGATGCGCAGCTCCATGGAGGGTGTGTCATGA
- a CDS encoding beta-xylosidase/alpha-l-arabinosidase: MTADVAVETTPEIPLWNDPNHPVATRVDALVAAMTLEEKIAQLYGVWVGASDQGGEVAPHQHDMEEAVDLDALVPAGLGQLTRPFGTVPVDPALGALSLMRTQARITSAGRFGIPAVAHEECLAGFAAWGATAYPVPLSWGATFDPDAVRRMAAAIGRDMRSVGIHQGLAPVLDVVRDARWGRVEETIGEDPYLVGTIGTAYVQGLESAGIVATLKHFVGYSASRAGRNLAPSSVGTRERADVLLPPFEMAVREGGSRSVMSAYTDIDGVPAAADEALLTGLLRDTWGFEGTVVADYFGIAFLKTLHGITADWADAAGAALKAGLDVELPTVKTFGTPLVDAVTDGRVPEALIDRALRRVLGQKAELGLLDPDWSPVPPALDGVDLSDPEALRGRIDLDRPENRELAREIAEKAVVLLTNDGTLPLARPRRIALIGPNAAEATAVLGCYSFPRHVGVQHPEVPVGLDLPTLYDTLTAEFPDADITLARGTGVDDGEVSGIGEAVDAARAADVVVAVLGDRAGLFGRGTSGEGCDAESLTLPGAQQRLLDALLDSGTPVVTVLLAGRPYALGRAIAESAAIVQSFFPGEEGTAALAGVLSGRTSPTGRLPVSVPGSAGAQPTTYLGARLAQASEVSNIDPTPAFGFGHGLTYTTFAWSDLVAHTKEAPTDGAFSLELTVRNTGERHGTEVVQLYLHDPVASVVQPVQRLIGYTRVPLAPGEARRVRVEVPADLASFTGRDGRRIVEPGDLELRFAASSTEPRLTATVALTGPERRVDHTRRLHAVFAQETVEGAVEGA; encoded by the coding sequence GTGACTGCCGACGTGGCTGTAGAGACCACCCCCGAAATCCCCCTCTGGAACGACCCCAACCACCCCGTCGCCACCAGGGTCGACGCGCTCGTCGCCGCGATGACCCTGGAGGAGAAGATCGCCCAGCTGTACGGAGTGTGGGTGGGTGCCTCCGACCAGGGCGGCGAAGTCGCCCCCCATCAGCACGACATGGAGGAGGCCGTCGACCTCGACGCGCTCGTGCCCGCCGGGCTCGGTCAGCTCACCCGGCCCTTCGGCACCGTCCCGGTCGACCCCGCGCTCGGCGCGCTCTCGCTCATGCGCACGCAGGCCCGCATCACCTCGGCCGGCCGCTTCGGCATCCCCGCCGTCGCCCATGAGGAGTGCCTGGCCGGCTTCGCCGCCTGGGGCGCCACGGCCTACCCCGTCCCGCTGTCCTGGGGCGCCACCTTCGACCCGGACGCGGTGCGCCGGATGGCCGCCGCCATCGGCCGCGACATGCGGTCCGTCGGCATCCACCAGGGCCTCGCCCCCGTGCTCGACGTGGTCCGCGACGCCCGCTGGGGCAGGGTGGAGGAGACCATCGGCGAGGACCCCTACCTCGTCGGCACCATCGGTACCGCGTACGTGCAGGGCCTGGAGTCCGCCGGCATCGTCGCCACCCTCAAGCACTTCGTGGGCTACTCCGCCTCCCGCGCCGGCCGCAACCTCGCTCCCTCCTCCGTGGGCACCCGCGAGCGGGCCGACGTCCTGCTCCCGCCGTTCGAGATGGCCGTCCGCGAGGGCGGCTCCCGCTCCGTGATGTCCGCCTACACCGACATCGACGGCGTGCCCGCAGCGGCCGACGAGGCGCTGCTGACCGGGCTGCTGCGCGACACCTGGGGCTTCGAGGGAACGGTCGTCGCCGACTACTTCGGCATCGCCTTCCTCAAGACGCTGCACGGCATCACCGCCGACTGGGCCGACGCCGCCGGAGCCGCGCTGAAGGCGGGCCTCGACGTCGAGCTGCCCACCGTCAAGACCTTCGGGACCCCGCTCGTCGATGCGGTCACCGACGGCCGGGTGCCCGAGGCCCTCATCGACCGGGCGCTGCGCCGCGTCCTGGGACAGAAGGCGGAGCTCGGACTGCTCGACCCGGACTGGAGCCCGGTTCCGCCCGCGCTCGACGGAGTGGACCTCTCGGACCCGGAGGCGCTGCGCGGCCGGATCGACCTGGACCGGCCCGAGAACCGGGAACTGGCCCGCGAGATCGCCGAGAAGGCGGTCGTCCTGCTCACCAACGACGGCACCCTGCCGCTCGCCCGGCCCCGCCGCATCGCACTGATCGGCCCCAACGCCGCCGAGGCCACCGCCGTACTCGGCTGCTACTCCTTCCCGCGCCACGTCGGGGTGCAGCACCCGGAGGTCCCGGTCGGCCTCGACCTGCCCACCCTGTACGACACCCTGACCGCCGAGTTCCCCGACGCCGACATCACCCTCGCCCGCGGCACCGGCGTCGACGACGGCGAGGTGTCCGGCATCGGCGAGGCGGTGGACGCGGCCCGGGCCGCGGACGTCGTCGTCGCCGTACTGGGCGACCGCGCGGGCCTGTTCGGCCGGGGCACCAGCGGCGAGGGCTGCGACGCCGAGTCCCTCACCCTGCCCGGCGCCCAGCAGCGGCTCCTCGACGCGCTGCTCGACTCCGGCACCCCGGTGGTCACCGTGCTGCTCGCCGGACGGCCCTACGCACTCGGCCGCGCCATCGCCGAGTCCGCCGCGATCGTGCAGTCGTTCTTCCCCGGTGAGGAGGGCACCGCGGCGCTCGCCGGCGTGCTCAGCGGACGCACCAGCCCCACCGGCAGGCTGCCCGTCAGCGTGCCCGGCAGCGCGGGTGCCCAGCCGACCACCTACCTCGGGGCGCGGCTCGCCCAGGCCAGCGAGGTGTCCAACATCGACCCGACACCGGCCTTCGGCTTCGGGCACGGGCTCACGTACACCACGTTCGCCTGGAGCGACCTGGTGGCGCACACCAAGGAGGCGCCGACCGACGGTGCGTTCTCGCTGGAGCTGACCGTCCGCAACACCGGCGAACGGCACGGCACCGAGGTGGTGCAGCTCTACCTGCACGACCCGGTCGCCTCCGTCGTCCAGCCGGTGCAGCGCCTCATCGGCTACACGCGGGTGCCGCTGGCCCCCGGCGAGGCCCGCCGGGTGCGCGTCGAGGTCCCAGCCGACCTCGCCTCCTTCACCGGCCGCGACGGCCGCCGGATCGTCGAACCGGGCGACCTGGAGCTGCGGTTCGCCGCGTCCAGCACCGAGCCGCGGCTGACGGCGACGGTCGCGCTCACCGGACCGGAACGGCGGGTCGACCACACCCGGCGGCTGCACGCCGTCTTCGCGCAGGAGACCGTGGAAGGCGCGGTCGAGGGCGCCTGA
- a CDS encoding carbohydrate ABC transporter permease has translation MRRRPNYLAGAGSLVWLVLVGLPLYVMLAATLRTRQDYAENGPVSLPDSFTLDNFTGAFDSGFGQYFFNTLVVTACVIGIVLLLVPPLAYAIVRSRGRATSAIFRLFLLGLAIPAQAVIVPMFYLISEAGLYDNLLGVILPTAAFCLPMSALILSGSMRDISPELYEAMAMDGASPRRMFFQLVMPLSRGGLSTIVVFSALQAWNGFLFPLVLTQSDSTKVVTLGLYNFQTAHGIDIPGLLGAVVLSMVPILLVYLFARRALVQGLMGVGGK, from the coding sequence ATGAGGCGCCGACCCAACTACCTGGCCGGCGCCGGCTCGCTCGTCTGGCTCGTCCTGGTCGGCCTGCCGCTGTACGTGATGCTCGCCGCGACCCTGCGCACCCGCCAGGACTACGCCGAGAACGGCCCCGTCTCCCTCCCGGACAGCTTCACGCTGGACAACTTCACCGGCGCCTTCGACTCCGGCTTCGGCCAGTACTTCTTCAACACGCTCGTCGTCACCGCCTGCGTGATCGGCATCGTGCTGCTGCTGGTGCCGCCGCTCGCCTACGCCATCGTCCGCAGCCGCGGCAGGGCCACGTCGGCGATCTTCCGGCTGTTCCTGCTCGGCCTCGCCATCCCGGCCCAGGCCGTGATCGTGCCGATGTTCTACCTGATCAGCGAGGCCGGGCTGTACGACAACCTGCTCGGCGTCATCCTGCCCACGGCCGCGTTCTGCCTGCCGATGTCCGCGCTCATCCTCAGCGGCTCCATGCGCGACATCTCCCCGGAGCTGTACGAGGCCATGGCGATGGACGGCGCGAGCCCCCGGCGCATGTTCTTCCAGCTCGTCATGCCGCTGTCCCGCGGGGGACTGTCCACCATCGTGGTGTTCTCCGCGCTCCAGGCGTGGAACGGCTTCCTGTTCCCGCTGGTCCTGACCCAGTCCGACTCCACCAAGGTGGTCACCCTGGGTCTGTACAACTTCCAGACCGCGCACGGGATCGACATCCCCGGTCTGCTGGGAGCCGTGGTGCTGTCCATGGTGCCCATCCTGCTCGTCTACCTGTTCGCCCGTCGTGCCCTGGTCCAGGGGCTGATGGGTGTCGGAGGAAAGTGA